One window of the Montipora foliosa isolate CH-2021 chromosome 4, ASM3666993v2, whole genome shotgun sequence genome contains the following:
- the LOC137998852 gene encoding substance-K receptor-like isoform X2 translates to MANDSHHQNRTVTPNFEPFSSSECIAWLTVFNIEAVAIVTMNALTIIIYLKERILRKRSMYLMISLAVADMFVAYNLIFISLLLGNYCNFWKINLFRSFEIFIVTSSLAYFFPAASVANLAAISLERMHATFRPFKHRLIKKKIFGAAVAGVWFTAALSTAIVFSIFFQGRSDITFLYHMQASYYLFLFCCLFIMVVSYTSIATKFYCGTHPQLHGAIRRERKLTKTLFIITIVSLILAMPFTIFWFLVCVTFGEMSETISYETWLRLFYSLRCLLYANSVINPLLYALKMPEFKRALFLLLRCRSRLEPVKVFPLNDLKVVRFHSVN, encoded by the coding sequence ATGGCCAATGATTCTCATCACCAAAACAGAACAGTTACTCCAAATTTCGAGCCCTTTTCTTCATCCGAGTGCATTGCCTGGCTGACAGTATttaacatcgaagctgttgctatagtgaccatgaatgcccttacaatcattatttacctgaaagagCGAATCCTTCGCAAGCGTAGCATGTACCTGATGATCAGCTtggcggttgcagacatgtttgttgCATACAACTTGATCTTTATAAGTTTGTTATTGGGCAACTATTGTAACTTTTGGAAGATTAACTTGTTCAGGAGCTTTGAGATCTTCATAGTTACTTCAAGTTTGGCGTATTTCTTTCCAGCAGCCTCTGTAGCAAaccttgctgctatttctttggagcggatgcacgcaacttttcgtccattcaagcatcgcctcatcaaaaagaagatatttggagcagctgttgcgggtgtttggtttacagctgccctGTCTACAGCTATcgttttttcaatatttttccaGGGCCGCTCAGATATCACTTTTCTCTATCACATGCAAGCATCATACTACTTGTTCctattttgttgcctttttatcATGGTTGTTTCTTACACGTCTATCGCTACTAAATTTTACtgtggaacgcatcctcagcttcatggtgcaatcagaagagaaagaaaactgaccaagacattgttcattataacaattgtatcgttaatactagcgatgccatttacaattttctggtttCTTGTTTGTGTTACTTTTGGCGAAATGTCTGAAACCATTTCTTATGAAACATGGTTGCGTTTATTCTATTCCTTACGTTGCTTACTTTacgcaaactctgttataaatccattgttatatgcattaaaaatgccagagttcaaaagagctctgtttttattattgcgttgtagatctcgctTGGAGCCAGTTAAGGTTTTTCCTcttaatgacttgaaagttgtgagatttcactcagttaactga
- the LOC137998852 gene encoding substance-K receptor-like isoform X1: MTNCPRRKLKELTGRRLNSIEVFWVNYKEPTGKKMANDSHHQNRTVTPNFEPFSSSECIAWLTVFNIEAVAIVTMNALTIIIYLKERILRKRSMYLMISLAVADMFVAYNLIFISLLLGNYCNFWKINLFRSFEIFIVTSSLAYFFPAASVANLAAISLERMHATFRPFKHRLIKKKIFGAAVAGVWFTAALSTAIVFSIFFQGRSDITFLYHMQASYYLFLFCCLFIMVVSYTSIATKFYCGTHPQLHGAIRRERKLTKTLFIITIVSLILAMPFTIFWFLVCVTFGEMSETISYETWLRLFYSLRCLLYANSVINPLLYALKMPEFKRALFLLLRCRSRLEPVKVFPLNDLKVVRFHSVN; the protein is encoded by the exons atgacaaattgcccaagacgaaaactgaaagag TTAACGGGACGTAGACTGAATAGCATTGAAGTATTTTGGGTAAATTATAAAGAACCTACAGGGAAAAAG ATGGCCAATGATTCTCATCACCAAAACAGAACAGTTACTCCAAATTTCGAGCCCTTTTCTTCATCCGAGTGCATTGCCTGGCTGACAGTATttaacatcgaagctgttgctatagtgaccatgaatgcccttacaatcattatttacctgaaagagCGAATCCTTCGCAAGCGTAGCATGTACCTGATGATCAGCTtggcggttgcagacatgtttgttgCATACAACTTGATCTTTATAAGTTTGTTATTGGGCAACTATTGTAACTTTTGGAAGATTAACTTGTTCAGGAGCTTTGAGATCTTCATAGTTACTTCAAGTTTGGCGTATTTCTTTCCAGCAGCCTCTGTAGCAAaccttgctgctatttctttggagcggatgcacgcaacttttcgtccattcaagcatcgcctcatcaaaaagaagatatttggagcagctgttgcgggtgtttggtttacagctgccctGTCTACAGCTATcgttttttcaatatttttccaGGGCCGCTCAGATATCACTTTTCTCTATCACATGCAAGCATCATACTACTTGTTCctattttgttgcctttttatcATGGTTGTTTCTTACACGTCTATCGCTACTAAATTTTACtgtggaacgcatcctcagcttcatggtgcaatcagaagagaaagaaaactgaccaagacattgttcattataacaattgtatcgttaatactagcgatgccatttacaattttctggtttCTTGTTTGTGTTACTTTTGGCGAAATGTCTGAAACCATTTCTTATGAAACATGGTTGCGTTTATTCTATTCCTTACGTTGCTTACTTTacgcaaactctgttataaatccattgttatatgcattaaaaatgccagagttcaaaagagctctgtttttattattgcgttgtagatctcgctTGGAGCCAGTTAAGGTTTTTCCTcttaatgacttgaaagttgtgagatttcactcagttaactga
- the LOC137998853 gene encoding uncharacterized protein C7orf57-like, with protein sequence MVKPFYKPLDRPEGEEIWYCYLNPIRKKQDLKNWKKIPPISQVPDLTKESGKVHIDQQKNNKARCVLENDSKYLKLAKTGGRKSLLCYQENERRNSRPKLYEVPEWYCHEDEKPSEERELSEEEKHKKYKVTYGKRSYKTLEKPKTYERPDYMTHLEPKKMQEIRTVSDRIPDRPIFGYDSFSFWKRDELEKSNKLPLLVPEANIVRRQKKPRQVIETGKEKLPARAKAIAMSGHRKLASSGYATKWHEKWYVQGTDYKDSVSVIKLV encoded by the coding sequence ATGGTAAAGCCATTTTACAAGCCGCTCGACAGACCAGAAGGAGAAGAGATATGGTATTGTTACCTGAATCCAATTCGAAAAAAGCAAGATTTaaaaaattggaagaaaatTCCACCTATTTCCCAGGTCCCAGATTTGACCAAAGAGTCCGGGAAGGTTCACATAGAtcaacagaaaaacaacaaagcaAGATGCGTCCTTGAAAATGACTCGAAATACTTAAAACTGGCCAAGACTGGAGGGCGAAAGAGTCTTTTGTGTTATCAAGAGAATGAACGCAGGAATTCTCGACCGAAGCTTTACGAAGTTCCAGAGTGGTATTGTCATGAAGATGAAAAACCTAGCGAAGAAAGAGAACTTAGCGAAGAGGAAAAGCATAAGAAATataaggtgacatacggaaagaGAAGCTACAAGACTCTGGAGAAACCGAAGACCTACGAGCGACCCGATTACATGACGCACTTGGAACCGAAAAAGATGCAAGAAATTCGGACCGTGTCGGACAGGATACCCGACCGACCCATCTTCGGGTACGACAGCTTTTCATTCTGGAAACGAGATGAGCTCGAGAAATCGAACAAACTTCCGTTGTTGGTACCCGAAGCCAATATAGTGCGGAGACAAAAAAAGCCGAGGCAGGTCATTGAGACTGGGAAGGAAAAGCTGCCGGCTCGGGCGAAAGCCATTGCGATGTCCGGGCATAGGAAACTCGCAAGCTCCGGGTATGCTACAAAGTGGCATGAAAAGTGGTATGTACAAGGAACTGATTACAAGGATTCTGTCTCGGTAATAAAATTAGTTTAG
- the LOC137998854 gene encoding uncharacterized protein, with the protein MNTTMSETKSGYLVLTPDASRNRHVRLMAFAYTKVADPFVVFYSDSMGIWKKPCAFLRLKSCVITENSDVSFTLTPQGERIGNSTGTLCFCAESPKEKQEWIRVLTDFQRENEKAVKKICNRRLKNGRMLPVIQESFSEEIGAVEHRKSSLIQV; encoded by the coding sequence ATGAACACTACTATGTCTGAAACAAAGTCTGGTTATTTAGTTTTAACTCCAGACGCCAGTCGAAATCGTCACGTCAGATTGATGGCATTTGCATATACCAAGGTGGCAGACCCGTTCGTGGTTTTTTACAGCGATTCAATGGGTATTTGGAAAAAGCCCTGCGCTTTTTTGCGATTAAAATCATGTGTAATCACAGAAAATAGCGATGTTTCATTTACTTTGACACCGCAAGGAGAGAGGATTGGAAATTCAACTGGAACGCTGTGCTTTTGTGCGGAAAGCCCTAAAGAGAAACAAGAATGGATTAGAGTTTTAACAGACTTTCAGAGAGAGAACGAAAAAGCTGTCAAAAAAATCTGCAACAGGAGATTGAAAAACGGCCGAATGCTGCCTGTTATTCAAGAAAGCTTTTCCGAAGAAATCGGCGCTGTAGAACATAGAAAATCGAGTTTAATTCAAGTTTAA